A stretch of Bacillota bacterium DNA encodes these proteins:
- a CDS encoding iron chelate uptake ABC transporter family permease subunit — protein MSNKRRLLLLGLIAAVTIILYLSIGLNARNWDYALSRRLPRILAIVTTGAAIAVSTTIFQTITHNRILTPSVMGLDSLYMLWQTVIVFFFGSGSVLVRNVNLNFVITAVLMVGFTLVIFKFLLRREAGNVFFLLLIGLIVGTLFQSLSSFMQMIIDPNEFTVLQGRMFASFNSVNVNVLTIAVISCGAVLVASIRYFPILDVLALGREQAINLGVAYDKAVWRLLIMVIILVSTATSLVGPITFLGLLVVNLAWQLLATYRHRTIIWGAFLLSIITLVGGQLVVEHVLNFAVPISTLINLIGGIYFIRLLVKEK, from the coding sequence ATGAGTAATAAACGTCGACTTTTACTGCTGGGATTGATCGCTGCGGTCACCATCATCCTGTACCTTTCCATTGGTTTAAATGCCCGCAACTGGGATTACGCTTTATCAAGGCGGTTGCCCCGAATTCTTGCCATTGTGACTACGGGTGCTGCTATCGCCGTATCCACAACTATCTTCCAAACCATCACCCACAATCGGATCTTGACGCCAAGTGTGATGGGACTAGATTCACTGTACATGCTGTGGCAGACAGTAATTGTGTTCTTTTTTGGTTCCGGAAGTGTTTTGGTCCGCAATGTCAATCTCAATTTTGTGATTACCGCAGTCCTGATGGTTGGATTTACCCTGGTAATCTTCAAGTTTTTGCTGCGGCGCGAAGCAGGCAATGTGTTTTTCCTGCTGTTAATCGGATTAATCGTCGGGACACTGTTTCAAAGCCTCTCGTCATTTATGCAGATGATTATTGATCCGAATGAGTTTACAGTGCTGCAGGGAAGGATGTTTGCCAGCTTTAACAGCGTAAATGTCAATGTTTTGACCATCGCTGTGATCAGCTGCGGCGCTGTCTTGGTAGCGAGCATCCGCTATTTTCCCATTCTTGATGTATTAGCGTTAGGCCGCGAACAGGCTATCAATCTGGGGGTGGCTTATGACAAAGCAGTCTGGCGGCTGCTGATTATGGTCATAATTTTGGTCTCGACGGCTACCTCGCTGGTTGGACCAATTACCTTTTTGGGTCTGTTGGTTGTAAATTTAGCCTGGCAGCTGTTAGCAACCTACCGCCACCGCACGATTATCTGGGGAGCATTCCTTCTAAGCATCATCACCTTAGTGGGCGGACAGCTGGTAGTAGAGCATGTTTTGAATTTTGCCGTGCCGATCAGCACTTTAATCAATTTAATCGGCGGCATTTACTTTATCAGATTACTAGTAAAGGAGAAGTAG
- a CDS encoding iron chelate uptake ABC transporter family permease subunit, with protein MKNSYLLIILVLLAAASVMIGAADFISGEINIILLSRIPRVVAIIIAGMGMSIAGVIMQQLSRNKFVAPTTATTVDAAKFGVLLALILFPGSGSLVKMLIAFAAALLGTLLFMGIMRNLKQKNIIFVPLIGIMLGGVIDAITTVIAYRYELVQNISTWMMGNFSMIIKGRYELLYLSIPLLIVAYLYAQHFTIAGMGEDFATNLALNYNRIVNTGVTIVALITALVIITVGRIPFLGLVVPNIVGLYKGDNLRNTIITTALFGAVFLLVCDIFSRIIIFPYEIPIGLTVGVVGSIMFLYLVVRRREQ; from the coding sequence TTTCATAAGCGGCGAAATCAATATTATCCTGTTAAGCCGCATTCCCCGAGTGGTTGCGATTATTATCGCCGGGATGGGAATGAGTATTGCCGGGGTGATTATGCAGCAGTTAAGCCGCAATAAGTTCGTGGCCCCGACCACTGCTACCACTGTTGATGCCGCTAAATTTGGAGTTTTACTAGCACTGATCTTATTTCCTGGATCAGGTTCACTGGTAAAAATGCTGATCGCGTTTGCCGCAGCCCTCCTTGGAACACTGCTGTTTATGGGGATTATGAGAAACCTCAAGCAGAAGAACATTATTTTTGTTCCGCTGATTGGGATCATGTTGGGCGGCGTTATCGATGCGATCACTACCGTGATCGCGTACCGCTATGAGCTGGTCCAGAATATCTCAACCTGGATGATGGGTAATTTCTCAATGATTATCAAAGGCCGTTACGAGCTGCTGTACTTAAGCATTCCGCTGTTAATTGTGGCATATTTATATGCGCAGCACTTTACCATTGCGGGTATGGGGGAGGATTTTGCCACAAACCTTGCCTTAAACTACAACCGCATTGTCAATACCGGTGTGACGATCGTGGCTCTGATTACAGCTTTAGTGATTATCACTGTGGGCCGAATCCCATTTTTAGGACTGGTTGTTCCCAATATTGTCGGACTTTACAAAGGTGATAATCTGCGCAACACCATTATCACAACAGCTCTGTTCGGTGCGGTTTTTCTTTTGGTCTGCGACATTTTCAGCCGCATCATCATCTTCCCTTATGAAATTCCCATCGGTCTAACCGTCGGGGTAGTGGGAAGCATCATGTTCTTGTATTTAGTGGTGCGGAGGAGAGAGCAATGA